A DNA window from Clostridia bacterium contains the following coding sequences:
- a CDS encoding prepilin-type N-terminal cleavage/methylation domain-containing protein, with product MFYKFRKNKKAFTLVELIVVIAIIAILGTVVGVSVTGFVNNAKKKTVDTAADSVLTTWNLFVADGNTSEKWGTYLTNNTDNLGSVNIGYPGNGVTANTTASQAFSATGTITVKDKNNKYTATVSINNGKPSVTHVS from the coding sequence ATGTTTTACAAATTTAGAAAGAATAAGAAAGCTTTTACGCTCGTTGAGTTGATCGTCGTTATCGCGATCATCGCAATTCTCGGTACCGTCGTTGGCGTTTCCGTTACCGGATTTGTTAACAACGCAAAAAAGAAAACGGTTGATACCGCTGCGGATTCTGTCTTAACGACTTGGAATTTGTTCGTCGCAGATGGCAATACTTCCGAAAAATGGGGAACTTATTTAACGAATAATACGGATAATCTCGGATCTGTGAATATTGGTTATCCCGGAAACGGTGTTACTGCCAATACGACGGCTTCTCAGGCTTTCAGCGCGACCGGAACAATTACTGTTAAAGACAAAAATAATAAATATACCGCTACGGTCAGTATTAATAATGGTAAACCCTCGGTAACGCATGTGAGCTAA